A single window of Streptomyces aquilus DNA harbors:
- a CDS encoding SDR family NAD(P)-dependent oxidoreductase yields MSESTARLAGKVVVVTGAARGQGAAEAAALARAGARVVVTDVRPEGDGCRRLDVSKETDWAELAAELEESYGQVHGLVNNAGIIQRGRLGDVSAEDMARVQAVNTTGPLLGIQYLAPLMPPGSSIVNVGSSAALTGYYPVAYTASKWALRGVSRIAAMELGPRGIRVNTIHPGYIETDMTAAATEAFRETTLRETPLGRSGTVDDIAPLVVFLISDESSFITGTDIPVDGGLTAHGGVKSISDAMRPDVS; encoded by the coding sequence ATGAGCGAGAGCACGGCCCGGCTGGCCGGGAAGGTCGTTGTCGTCACGGGCGCTGCGCGTGGTCAGGGTGCCGCGGAGGCGGCCGCCCTGGCCCGGGCCGGGGCCCGGGTGGTCGTCACCGACGTACGTCCCGAGGGCGACGGCTGCCGTCGTCTCGACGTGAGCAAGGAGACCGACTGGGCCGAGCTGGCCGCCGAGCTCGAGGAGTCGTACGGACAGGTCCACGGTCTGGTCAACAACGCCGGGATCATCCAGCGCGGCCGGCTCGGGGACGTGAGCGCCGAGGACATGGCGCGGGTGCAGGCGGTGAACACCACCGGTCCGCTGCTCGGCATCCAGTACCTCGCCCCGCTGATGCCGCCGGGCTCGTCCATCGTCAACGTCGGTTCGTCCGCCGCCCTGACCGGCTACTACCCGGTCGCCTACACGGCCAGCAAGTGGGCGCTGCGCGGGGTGTCGAGGATCGCGGCGATGGAGCTGGGGCCGCGCGGCATCCGCGTCAACACGATCCATCCGGGCTACATCGAGACGGACATGACCGCCGCCGCCACGGAGGCCTTCCGCGAGACGACCCTGCGGGAGACGCCGCTGGGGCGCAGCGGCACCGTCGACGACATCGCTCCGCTCGTGGTGTTCCTGATCTCCGACGAGTCGTCGTTCATCACCGGTACGGACATTCCGGTGGACGGGGGTCTCACGGCGCACGGGGGCGTCAAGTCCATCTCGGACGCGATGCGTCCGGACGTCTCGTAG
- a CDS encoding PQQ-binding-like beta-propeller repeat protein gives MTAPLTVHRVLGDRPFAEIGRPTAVAVGEERGLVVVGGDLGSLQWSGDGTAGSRWRQHRVGVYGADDLRCRAVVSSRWPVQCLAFHPTLPLVAVGTGSYDGGYFFEGELLLLDLESGRARSVMRGAREVLKLEWRSAWALRLVLAPPDEGEFDEEAHTQGFDVVVERPDWSAVPQGSVRQEELGGQQVTWERPAHEDAVGAVAALTGEPGWEPRRQVWDVRRLADGRVLACLEEVLAEAWLPDGRLDWCVPDEEGGRQLVVREHEVWVNAERRRVRRVGREWVTPSPLIARLSPADGTSLGALALGFPAVFTTRRDGWLALRPTDVHRRRDAQPVGLVPPAGDTPEATVTLSGYDLFNHSFPVRHSSRLLFLQGDGREPWRDKWVVEIDPYGTDGPRRLFPLDWRTPARHLFGGPGVEVGGDLVHAGTVHDGVGLLPGNAFVVRRSLKDGAARWEFTADHPATAVDGDEDTVYVAYNSGELVALNAVDGSVRWRHHLKVDGQPVVPLSLELTDADRLLVGTVDGRILDCSITP, from the coding sequence ATGACCGCACCCCTGACCGTCCACCGCGTCCTCGGCGACCGGCCTTTCGCCGAGATCGGCAGGCCCACGGCCGTAGCCGTGGGTGAGGAGCGCGGGCTCGTCGTGGTGGGCGGTGATCTCGGCTCTCTGCAGTGGTCCGGGGACGGCACGGCCGGCAGCCGCTGGCGGCAGCACCGGGTGGGCGTCTACGGCGCGGACGATCTGCGCTGCCGAGCGGTCGTCTCCTCCCGTTGGCCCGTGCAGTGCCTTGCCTTCCATCCCACGCTTCCGCTCGTCGCCGTCGGCACGGGGTCGTACGACGGGGGGTATTTCTTCGAGGGTGAGCTGCTGCTGCTCGACCTGGAGTCGGGGCGGGCGCGATCGGTCATGCGCGGGGCGCGCGAGGTGCTGAAGCTGGAGTGGAGGAGCGCGTGGGCGCTGCGGCTGGTCCTGGCCCCTCCGGACGAGGGCGAGTTCGACGAGGAAGCGCACACGCAAGGCTTCGACGTGGTCGTCGAGCGGCCCGACTGGAGTGCCGTCCCGCAGGGCTCGGTGCGGCAGGAGGAACTGGGCGGGCAGCAGGTCACGTGGGAGCGACCGGCGCACGAGGACGCCGTCGGGGCCGTGGCCGCGCTGACCGGGGAGCCGGGGTGGGAGCCGCGCCGCCAGGTCTGGGACGTCCGTCGGCTCGCGGACGGGCGGGTGCTGGCCTGCCTGGAGGAGGTGCTGGCCGAGGCGTGGCTGCCCGACGGGCGGCTGGACTGGTGTGTGCCGGACGAGGAGGGCGGACGGCAGCTCGTCGTCCGCGAGCACGAGGTCTGGGTCAACGCGGAGCGACGACGTGTGCGCCGGGTGGGACGGGAGTGGGTCACGCCCTCGCCGCTCATCGCCCGGCTGTCGCCCGCGGACGGGACGTCGCTCGGCGCCCTCGCGCTCGGCTTCCCTGCCGTGTTCACCACACGTCGGGACGGCTGGCTGGCGCTCCGGCCCACGGACGTGCACAGGCGGCGCGACGCCCAGCCGGTCGGCCTGGTCCCGCCCGCCGGGGACACCCCGGAGGCGACCGTGACGTTGAGCGGCTACGACCTCTTCAACCACTCCTTCCCGGTCCGGCACAGCAGTCGGCTGCTCTTCCTCCAGGGAGACGGGCGCGAGCCGTGGCGGGACAAGTGGGTGGTCGAGATCGATCCGTACGGCACCGACGGGCCGCGTCGGCTGTTCCCGCTCGACTGGCGGACGCCCGCCAGGCACCTGTTCGGCGGGCCGGGCGTCGAGGTCGGCGGGGACCTGGTGCACGCGGGGACCGTGCACGACGGTGTCGGACTGCTGCCGGGCAACGCCTTCGTCGTACGGCGGAGTCTCAAGGACGGGGCAGCGCGCTGGGAGTTCACCGCCGACCATCCCGCGACCGCGGTGGACGGCGACGAGGACACGGTGTACGTCGCGTACAACTCGGGTGAGCTCGTGGCCCTCAACGCCGTCGACGGGAGCGTCCGCTGGCGGCACCACCTGAAGGTCGACGGTCAGCCCGTCGTCCCCCTGTCCCTCGAACTCACCGACGCCGACCGGCTGTTGGTCGGCACGGTCGACGGCCGCATCCTCGACTGTTCGATCACGCCGTAG
- a CDS encoding MFS transporter produces the protein MALLVIASCQLMVVLDITIVNIALPDIQRSLDFSTTSLSWVVNAYTLTFGGLLLLGGRTGDILGRRRMFIIGVLLFVLASLLGGLSQNEAQLLAARAFQGVGGAIASPTALALISTTFREGPERNRAFGVFAAVSAGGGAIGLLAGGILVEYLNWRWVLFVNVPIGLLIAVAAPRWIKESERHPGHFDIAGALTSTVGMVLLVYGFIRAAQEGWRDPYTLASFGAAIVVLTAFVLIERRSRQPITPLHMFADRNRAGTYGIMLCLAAAIFGMFFFLTLFVQNVLDFSPLQAGFAFLPVSAVIAVGAGLASRFLPVYGPKPFMVVGAILAAAGLAWLTLTDIHSTYAGSVLGPMLVFSLGMGMEFVSLTLMALSNVPVQETGAASGLLNATQQVGGSLGLSILVTTFGTASSNETEKFFAQATPAEQLFFKRTGQLPGKWADQVLTAGVSAAFIVAAIFTAVAALIAVLAIQVRPSDLERLQGNGGGMPSAQ, from the coding sequence ATGGCGCTGCTGGTCATCGCCTCGTGTCAGCTGATGGTGGTCCTCGACATCACCATCGTGAACATCGCCCTCCCGGACATCCAGCGCTCGCTGGACTTCTCCACCACCAGCCTGTCCTGGGTGGTCAACGCCTACACGCTCACCTTCGGCGGGCTGCTGCTGCTCGGCGGCCGGACCGGCGACATCCTCGGCCGCCGGCGCATGTTCATCATCGGTGTGCTGCTCTTCGTGCTCGCCTCCCTGCTCGGCGGGCTCTCCCAGAACGAGGCCCAACTCCTCGCCGCACGCGCCTTCCAGGGCGTCGGCGGCGCCATCGCCTCCCCGACCGCGCTCGCCCTGATCAGCACCACGTTCCGCGAAGGACCCGAACGCAACCGGGCGTTCGGCGTGTTCGCCGCGGTCTCGGCGGGCGGCGGCGCGATCGGACTGCTGGCCGGCGGCATCCTCGTCGAGTACCTCAACTGGCGCTGGGTGCTGTTCGTCAACGTCCCCATCGGACTGCTCATCGCGGTCGCCGCACCCCGCTGGATCAAGGAGTCCGAGCGCCATCCCGGCCACTTCGACATCGCCGGCGCCCTGACCTCCACCGTCGGCATGGTCCTGCTGGTGTACGGGTTCATCAGAGCCGCCCAGGAGGGCTGGCGGGACCCGTACACCCTGGCCTCGTTCGGCGCGGCGATCGTCGTCCTCACCGCGTTCGTCCTCATCGAGCGCCGGTCCCGGCAGCCGATCACGCCGCTGCACATGTTCGCCGACCGCAACCGGGCGGGGACGTACGGCATCATGCTCTGCCTCGCCGCGGCGATCTTCGGGATGTTCTTCTTCCTCACGCTCTTCGTGCAGAACGTCCTGGACTTCAGCCCGTTGCAGGCCGGGTTCGCGTTCCTGCCGGTCAGCGCGGTCATCGCGGTCGGCGCCGGACTGGCCTCGCGGTTCCTGCCCGTCTACGGGCCCAAGCCCTTCATGGTGGTGGGCGCGATCCTCGCCGCGGCGGGCCTCGCCTGGCTGACGCTGACCGACATCCACTCCACCTACGCGGGCAGTGTCCTCGGCCCGATGCTGGTGTTCAGCCTCGGCATGGGCATGGAGTTCGTGTCGCTGACCCTGATGGCGCTCTCCAACGTGCCCGTGCAGGAGACCGGCGCGGCCTCCGGGCTGCTCAACGCCACCCAGCAGGTGGGCGGTTCGCTGGGGCTGTCCATCCTGGTGACGACGTTCGGCACGGCCAGCAGCAACGAGACCGAGAAGTTCTTCGCGCAGGCCACCCCGGCCGAGCAGCTCTTCTTCAAGCGCACCGGACAGCTGCCCGGCAAGTGGGCCGACCAGGTCCTCACCGCCGGCGTCTCGGCCGCGTTCATCGTCGCGGCGATCTTCACCGCGGTCGCCGCGCTGATCGCCGTACTCGCCATTCAGGTACGGCCGTCCGACCTGGAGCGGCTCCAGGGCAACGGCGGCGGGATGCCCTCAGCGCAGTGA
- a CDS encoding DUF5997 family protein: MTQHQSTQTMKPATAAKKLGVYLEATPAEFREGVVSRAELNQLQADPPQWLQDLRANGPHPRPVVAAKLGVSIAGLARGGVTEPLTTEQIEALKQEQPEWLVKERATQAEVRKEGARVKKLHAEKAARADRS; encoded by the coding sequence ATGACGCAGCACCAGAGCACCCAGACGATGAAGCCCGCGACCGCGGCGAAGAAGCTGGGTGTGTACCTCGAGGCCACCCCCGCCGAGTTCCGTGAGGGTGTGGTCTCGCGGGCCGAGCTCAACCAGCTCCAGGCCGATCCGCCCCAGTGGCTCCAGGACCTGCGCGCCAACGGCCCGCACCCCCGTCCGGTGGTCGCGGCCAAGCTCGGCGTGTCCATCGCCGGTCTGGCGCGCGGCGGCGTGACCGAGCCGCTCACCACGGAGCAGATCGAGGCGCTGAAGCAGGAGCAGCCCGAGTGGCTGGTCAAGGAGCGCGCCACCCAGGCCGAGGTCCGCAAGGAAGGCGCCCGGGTCAAGAAGCTGCACGCCGAGAAGGCGGCCCGCGCCGACCGATCCTGA
- a CDS encoding helix-turn-helix transcriptional regulator, with amino-acid sequence MLSVAVAALHERDPDLLWPLVAAALPELCGGEALIYKLDDWSEDGGTLGLSSDVAPEFGGLGEEAMGLLRQGYPFAGHYAAAPDRVPVTARTAAGRAWGASRTARLLDELLDVDHVLGIPLPESGSPITGCLVYRSGRDFTEDEVRVAGRLQPLLSGIEQQRQLLERWRRTVAPDAETPEAGLTPRETTVLLLLTDALTAAAMGRRLGISERTVHKHVANIYRKLGTHDRLGTVLRAQQLGLVPTPASLR; translated from the coding sequence ATGCTGTCGGTGGCCGTGGCGGCACTCCACGAACGGGACCCCGACCTGCTCTGGCCGCTGGTGGCGGCCGCGCTGCCGGAGCTGTGCGGCGGCGAGGCGCTCATCTACAAGCTGGACGACTGGAGCGAGGACGGCGGCACGCTGGGCCTGTCCTCCGACGTCGCCCCGGAGTTCGGCGGGCTCGGGGAGGAGGCGATGGGGCTGCTGCGCCAGGGCTACCCCTTCGCCGGGCACTACGCGGCCGCGCCGGACCGGGTGCCGGTGACGGCGCGGACGGCGGCGGGGCGGGCCTGGGGCGCCAGCCGGACCGCGCGGCTGCTCGACGAACTCCTGGATGTCGACCATGTGCTGGGGATTCCGCTTCCGGAGTCCGGTTCGCCCATCACCGGCTGTCTCGTCTACCGCTCGGGCCGGGACTTCACCGAGGACGAGGTGCGGGTCGCCGGGCGGCTCCAGCCCCTCCTCTCCGGGATCGAGCAGCAGCGGCAGCTCCTGGAACGCTGGCGGCGGACGGTCGCGCCGGACGCGGAAACGCCCGAGGCGGGGCTGACGCCCCGGGAGACGACCGTGCTGCTCCTGCTCACCGACGCGCTGACCGCCGCCGCCATGGGCCGCAGGCTCGGCATCTCGGAGCGGACGGTGCACAAGCACGTCGCGAACATCTACCGCAAGCTCGGCACCCACGACCGGCTCGGGACCGTCCTGCGCGCCCAGCAGTTGGGGCTGGTCCCGACGCCCGCCTCACTGCGCTGA
- a CDS encoding LysR family substrate-binding domain-containing protein, with product MTGVDEPPKTGPAAPLAFRLAYVPGATPAKWVRIWQERLPDIPLTLLQLSGTEAVAALRDGSADAGLVRLPVDRTVFSAIPLYTETTVVVVPKDHVIAAVEQVTLEDLADETVLHPLDDVFDWERPPGEPAFERPATTEDAIELVAAGIGVLVVPQSLARLHHRRDLTYRPVTDAPESSVALSWPEEATTDLVEDFIGIVRGRTVNSTRGRAKEQAEAKPAKAKASGQPRKPQQKRAAPAGGRRKPPAAKRGKPKRRS from the coding sequence GTGACAGGCGTGGACGAACCCCCGAAGACAGGCCCGGCGGCACCTCTGGCGTTCCGGCTCGCCTACGTCCCGGGAGCGACGCCCGCGAAGTGGGTGCGGATCTGGCAGGAGCGGTTGCCGGACATCCCGCTGACCCTCCTCCAGCTCTCCGGCACCGAGGCGGTCGCCGCCCTGCGGGACGGCTCCGCGGACGCCGGCCTGGTCCGGCTGCCGGTCGACCGTACGGTCTTCAGCGCCATCCCCCTCTACACCGAGACCACGGTCGTCGTCGTCCCCAAGGACCACGTCATCGCCGCCGTCGAGCAGGTGACCCTGGAGGATCTGGCCGACGAGACCGTGCTGCACCCCCTCGACGACGTCTTCGACTGGGAGCGGCCGCCGGGGGAGCCCGCCTTCGAGCGGCCCGCGACGACCGAGGACGCGATCGAGCTGGTCGCGGCCGGTATCGGGGTGCTCGTCGTCCCGCAGTCCCTGGCCCGTCTGCACCACCGCAGGGACCTCACCTACCGGCCGGTCACGGACGCCCCCGAGTCCTCCGTTGCCCTGTCCTGGCCGGAGGAGGCGACCACGGACCTGGTCGAGGACTTCATCGGCATCGTCCGCGGGCGCACGGTCAACAGCACGCGGGGCCGGGCCAAGGAGCAGGCCGAGGCGAAGCCCGCGAAGGCCAAGGCGTCCGGTCAGCCCAGGAAGCCCCAGCAGAAGCGGGCGGCTCCGGCAGGCGGACGGCGCAAGCCGCCCGCGGCCAAGCGGGGCAAGCCCAAACGCAGGTCCTGA
- a CDS encoding pyruvate carboxylase, giving the protein MLRKVLVANRGEIAIRAFRAGYELGARTVAVFPHEDRNSLHRLKADEAYEIGEPGHPVRAYLSVEEIVRAAQQAGADAVYPGYGFLSENPELARACEEAGITFVGPSAEILELTGNKARAVAAARAAGVPVLGSSEPSSDVDELVRAAEDIGFPVFVKAVAGGGGRGMRRVEDPAQLRESIEAAAREAASAFGDPTVFLEKAVVDPRHIEVQILADGQGNVIHLFERDCSVQRRHQKVIELAPAPNLDPELRDRICADAVRFAREIGYRNAGTVEFLLDPAGNHVFIEMNPRIQVEHTVTEEVTDVDLVQSQLRIAAGETLADLGLSQETVTLHGAALQCRITTEDPANGFRPDTGRISAYRSPGGSGIRLDGGTTHAGTEISAHFDSMLVKLTCRGRDFSTAVKRARRAVAEFRIRGVATNIPFLQAVLDDPDFQAGRVTTSFIEQRPHLLTSRTSADRGTKLLTYLADVTVNKPHGERPQLIDPSSKLPRLTGEVPPAGSKQKLTELGPEGFARWLRESPTIGVTDTTFRDAHQSLLATRVRTKDLLAVAPVVARTLPELLSLECWGGATYDVALRFLAEDPWERLAALREAVPNICLQMLLRGRNTVGYTPYPTEVTDAFVQEAAATGIDIFRIFDALNDVGQMRPAIEAVRETGTAIAEVALCYTSDLSDPNERLYTLDYYLRLAEQIVEAGAHVLAVKDMAGLLRAPAAATLVSALRREFDLPVHIHTHDTAGGQLATYLAAIQAGADAVDGAVASMAGTTSQPSLSAIVAATDHSARPTGLDLLAVGDLEPYWESVRRIYAPFEAGLASPTGRVYDHEIPGGQLSNLRTQAVALGLGDRFEDIEAMYAAADKILGHLVKVTPSSKVVGDLALHLVGAGVAPEEFEATPERFDIPDSVIGFLRGELGTPPGGWPEPFRTRALEGRAAAKPAPELTAEDRDGLEKDRRATLNRLLFPGPTREFETHRQTYGDTSVLDSKDFFYGLRPGQEYAVDLEPGVRLLMGLEAVGEADERGMRTVMSTLNGQLRPIQVRDVAASSDIPVTEKADRANPGHVAAPFAGVVTLAVAEGDEVAAGGTVATIEAMKMEAAITAPKAGKVSRLAINKIQQVEGGDLLFVIG; this is encoded by the coding sequence ATGCTCCGCAAGGTACTGGTAGCCAACCGAGGCGAGATCGCGATTCGCGCCTTCCGCGCCGGCTATGAACTGGGCGCGAGGACCGTCGCCGTCTTCCCGCACGAGGACCGCAACTCACTGCACCGGCTCAAGGCCGACGAGGCGTACGAGATCGGCGAGCCGGGGCACCCGGTGCGGGCCTACCTCTCCGTGGAGGAGATCGTCCGCGCCGCCCAGCAGGCCGGTGCCGACGCCGTCTACCCGGGCTACGGGTTCCTCTCCGAGAACCCCGAGCTGGCCCGCGCCTGCGAGGAAGCCGGGATCACCTTCGTCGGACCCAGCGCGGAGATCCTCGAACTCACCGGCAACAAGGCGAGGGCGGTCGCCGCGGCCCGAGCGGCCGGCGTGCCCGTCCTCGGCTCCTCCGAGCCCTCCAGCGACGTCGACGAGCTGGTCCGGGCCGCCGAGGACATCGGCTTCCCCGTGTTCGTGAAGGCCGTCGCCGGTGGCGGCGGGCGCGGTATGCGCCGCGTCGAGGACCCGGCGCAGCTGCGGGAGTCCATCGAGGCGGCGGCCCGCGAGGCGGCGTCCGCGTTCGGCGACCCGACCGTCTTCCTGGAGAAGGCCGTCGTCGACCCCCGCCACATCGAGGTGCAGATCCTCGCCGACGGCCAGGGCAACGTCATCCACCTCTTCGAGCGCGACTGTTCCGTCCAGCGCCGCCACCAGAAGGTCATCGAGCTGGCCCCGGCGCCGAACCTCGACCCGGAGCTGCGCGACCGCATCTGCGCCGACGCCGTCCGCTTCGCCCGCGAGATCGGCTACCGCAACGCCGGCACCGTGGAGTTCCTCCTCGACCCGGCGGGCAACCACGTCTTCATCGAGATGAACCCGCGCATCCAGGTCGAGCACACGGTCACCGAGGAGGTCACCGACGTCGACCTGGTCCAGTCCCAGCTCCGCATCGCCGCCGGTGAGACCCTCGCCGACCTGGGGCTCTCCCAGGAGACGGTCACCCTGCACGGCGCCGCCCTCCAGTGCCGGATCACCACCGAGGACCCCGCCAACGGCTTCCGCCCGGACACCGGCCGCATCAGCGCCTACCGCTCGCCCGGCGGCTCCGGCATCCGCCTCGACGGCGGAACCACCCACGCCGGTACGGAGATCAGCGCCCACTTCGACTCGATGCTGGTGAAGCTCACCTGCCGGGGCCGGGACTTCTCCACCGCCGTCAAGCGTGCCCGGCGCGCGGTCGCCGAGTTCCGCATCCGCGGCGTGGCCACCAACATCCCGTTCCTCCAGGCCGTGTTGGACGACCCGGACTTCCAGGCGGGCCGCGTCACCACGTCGTTCATCGAGCAGCGCCCCCACCTGCTGACCTCCCGCACCTCCGCGGACCGCGGCACCAAGCTGCTCACCTACCTCGCGGACGTGACGGTCAACAAGCCGCACGGCGAGCGCCCCCAGCTCATCGACCCCAGCAGCAAGCTCCCGCGGCTCACCGGTGAGGTGCCGCCCGCCGGTTCGAAGCAGAAGCTCACCGAGCTCGGCCCGGAGGGCTTCGCCCGGTGGCTGCGCGAGTCCCCGACCATCGGCGTCACCGACACCACCTTCCGCGACGCCCACCAATCGCTGCTCGCCACCCGCGTGCGCACCAAGGACCTCCTCGCCGTCGCCCCGGTCGTCGCCCGCACCCTGCCCGAACTCCTCTCCCTGGAGTGCTGGGGCGGCGCCACCTACGACGTGGCGCTGCGCTTCCTCGCCGAGGACCCGTGGGAGCGGCTCGCCGCCCTGCGCGAGGCCGTCCCCAACATCTGCCTCCAGATGCTGCTGCGCGGCCGCAACACCGTCGGCTACACCCCGTACCCGACCGAGGTGACCGACGCCTTCGTGCAGGAGGCCGCCGCCACCGGCATCGACATCTTCCGCATCTTCGACGCGCTCAACGACGTCGGCCAGATGCGCCCCGCCATCGAGGCCGTCCGCGAGACCGGCACCGCGATCGCCGAGGTCGCCCTCTGCTACACGAGCGACCTGTCCGACCCGAACGAGCGGCTCTACACCCTCGACTACTACCTGCGGCTCGCCGAGCAGATCGTCGAGGCCGGCGCGCACGTCCTGGCCGTCAAGGACATGGCCGGTCTGCTGCGGGCGCCGGCCGCCGCCACCCTCGTATCGGCGCTGCGGCGGGAGTTCGACCTGCCGGTGCACATCCACACCCACGACACCGCGGGCGGCCAGCTCGCCACCTACCTGGCCGCGATCCAGGCCGGCGCCGACGCCGTGGACGGGGCGGTGGCCTCCATGGCCGGTACGACGTCCCAGCCGTCGCTGTCGGCGATCGTCGCCGCCACCGACCACTCGGCCCGGCCCACCGGCCTCGACCTGCTCGCGGTCGGCGACCTGGAGCCGTACTGGGAGAGCGTCCGCCGGATCTACGCCCCCTTCGAGGCGGGCCTCGCCTCGCCGACCGGGCGGGTCTACGACCACGAGATCCCCGGCGGACAGCTCTCCAACCTGCGCACCCAGGCCGTCGCGCTCGGGCTCGGCGACCGGTTCGAGGACATCGAGGCGATGTACGCCGCCGCCGACAAGATCCTCGGCCATCTGGTGAAGGTCACCCCGTCGTCCAAGGTGGTCGGCGACCTCGCCCTGCACCTGGTCGGTGCCGGGGTGGCACCGGAGGAGTTCGAGGCGACCCCGGAGCGGTTCGACATCCCCGACTCGGTCATCGGCTTCCTCCGCGGCGAGCTGGGCACCCCGCCCGGCGGCTGGCCCGAGCCGTTCCGCACCCGGGCCCTGGAGGGCCGCGCCGCCGCCAAGCCCGCGCCGGAGTTGACGGCGGAGGACCGCGACGGCCTGGAGAAGGACCGCCGCGCCACCCTCAACCGGCTCCTCTTCCCCGGCCCCACGCGGGAGTTCGAGACGCACCGCCAGACCTACGGCGACACCAGCGTCCTCGACAGCAAGGACTTCTTCTACGGGCTGCGCCCGGGCCAGGAGTACGCCGTCGACCTGGAGCCCGGCGTCCGGCTGCTGATGGGTCTGGAGGCCGTGGGCGAGGCCGACGAGCGCGGCATGCGGACCGTGATGTCCACGCTCAACGGCCAGTTGCGGCCCATCCAGGTCCGCGACGTCGCCGCCTCCTCCGACATCCCCGTCACCGAGAAGGCCGACCGCGCCAACCCCGGCCATGTCGCGGCCCCGTTCGCGGGTGTGGTGACCCTCGCGGTCGCCGAGGGCGACGAGGTCGCGGCCGGCGGCACGGTCGCCACCATCGAGGCGATGAAGATGGAGGCCGCGATCACCGCGCCCAAGGCGGGCAAGGTCTCCCGGCTGGCCATCAACAAGATCCAGCAGGTGGAGGGCGGCGATCTGCTGTTCGTGATCGGCTGA
- a CDS encoding SDR family NAD(P)-dependent oxidoreductase: MISQAYLSQLFSLENRVALVTGGSSGIGRAVAGALARAGASVVVVARKETELAATVDELTAGGCRAAWVSADLGTRDGVRAAAEEAVRAFGEPDILVNSAGINLRPPMGELTEDVWDTTLAVNLEAPFLLGQRFGPGMAERGFGRIIHITSQQAHRAFVQSGAYGVSKGGLESLARSQAEAWSPYGVTCNTLVPGFVMTPLNARLANDPEKVEALAARTMTGRNGLAEDFEGAAVFLASRASAYVTGQSIFVDGGLSVH; the protein is encoded by the coding sequence ATGATCTCGCAGGCCTACCTCTCGCAACTGTTCTCCCTCGAAAACCGCGTCGCCCTCGTCACCGGCGGCAGCTCGGGCATCGGCCGGGCCGTCGCGGGTGCCCTGGCCCGCGCCGGAGCGAGTGTCGTCGTCGTGGCCCGCAAGGAGACGGAACTGGCGGCGACCGTGGACGAGCTGACCGCCGGCGGCTGCCGCGCCGCATGGGTCAGCGCCGACCTCGGCACCCGCGACGGCGTGCGCGCCGCCGCCGAGGAGGCGGTGCGGGCCTTCGGCGAGCCCGACATCCTCGTCAACTCCGCCGGCATCAACCTGCGGCCCCCGATGGGCGAGCTGACCGAGGACGTGTGGGACACCACCCTGGCCGTCAACCTGGAGGCGCCCTTCCTGCTGGGCCAGCGCTTCGGCCCCGGCATGGCCGAGCGCGGCTTCGGACGGATCATCCACATCACCTCCCAGCAGGCCCACCGCGCCTTCGTGCAGAGCGGTGCCTACGGCGTCTCCAAGGGCGGCCTCGAATCGCTCGCCCGGTCACAGGCGGAGGCCTGGTCGCCGTACGGCGTCACCTGCAACACGCTGGTGCCGGGCTTCGTGATGACCCCGCTCAACGCCCGTCTCGCGAACGACCCGGAGAAGGTCGAGGCGCTCGCCGCCCGCACGATGACCGGCCGCAACGGCCTCGCCGAGGACTTCGAAGGCGCGGCGGTCTTCCTCGCGAGCCGCGCCTCCGCGTACGTCACCGGCCAGTCGATCTTCGTCGACGGCGGCCTCTCCGTGCACTGA
- a CDS encoding DUF4389 domain-containing protein, with product MTTDAKSTEALLLPHPARLSARLDPGLSRWLWLVKWLLALPHYLVLAFLWLAVVPVSVVAFFAVLFTGRYPRALFGFTAGVLRWTWRVDYYGYNALGTDRYPPFSLADVPDYPAHLDVAYPEHLSRGLVLVKWWLLAVPHYLLLTAFGGGLRAVTGLLTLYAGIALAFTGVYPRGIFDLVIGLNRWALRVAVYASLLTDVYPPFRLDQGGAEPVAA from the coding sequence ATGACCACGGACGCCAAGAGCACCGAAGCCTTACTCCTGCCCCATCCGGCCCGGCTCTCCGCCCGGCTGGATCCGGGGCTGTCCCGCTGGCTGTGGCTGGTGAAGTGGCTGCTCGCCCTCCCCCACTACCTGGTACTGGCCTTCCTGTGGCTCGCCGTGGTGCCGGTGAGCGTGGTGGCCTTCTTCGCGGTCCTCTTCACCGGCCGCTATCCGCGGGCCCTGTTCGGCTTCACCGCCGGGGTGCTCCGCTGGACCTGGCGGGTGGACTACTACGGCTACAACGCCCTCGGCACCGACCGCTACCCGCCGTTCTCCCTGGCCGACGTCCCCGATTACCCGGCCCACCTGGACGTGGCCTACCCCGAGCACCTCTCGCGCGGCCTCGTCCTGGTGAAGTGGTGGCTGCTGGCCGTCCCGCACTATCTGCTGCTGACCGCCTTCGGCGGCGGGCTGCGTGCGGTGACCGGGCTGCTCACCCTGTACGCCGGGATCGCGCTGGCGTTCACCGGTGTCTATCCGCGCGGCATCTTCGACCTGGTCATCGGCCTCAACCGGTGGGCGCTGCGGGTGGCCGTCTACGCGTCCCTGCTGACCGACGTGTATCCGCCGTTCCGGCTCGACCAGGGCGGGGCGGAGCCGGTGGCCGCCTGA